DNA sequence from the Paraburkholderia azotifigens genome:
CGATTGGCGGCCGAGCAGGTGGAACACGGTTGGCGCGTTCAGACGATCGCGCGGGCCGGGCAGATCGTCCGCGCGGTTCGGCGAGAACGTCACGACGGAAGTGCGCGCTTCGCCGCCGTGCCGGATGACGTCGATGGCGCGCGTCAGCAAGCCATCGAACGAAAGGGTGACGAACAGGTCGAGCCGGCGCACCGCGGCGAGGTCCAGCAGCGCTTGCGGCGGCTCGATCGCGAGGTCTCTGACGACCTGCGAGGTGCGAACGTAGAGGTCTTCCTTGCGCGCACGCGGCTGAAGCAGGTAGCGGCTGACGACATCGTCCAGCCGCGGCGGACCGTCGATCTCACTCAAGCCGATACGCAGCCGTTCAGCGAGGCGAGTGGCGACAAGCGCATCGAATCCGAAGATCTGCCCGTCCTGACTGACGGGCAGCAACCCGTTGTCGGTGACTGCGACGACCCGCCCTTCGTCGATATAGTCGAGAAGGTCGCTCCAGAAGAATTCGTCGAGCTCTTCCATGAGATTCCCTCCGGGGAAGTGCAACCGCCAAGCGCCGCTCTCTGGACTGTTTGAAAAACGATTGAAGAAGGCCTTTTGTAAAAAGCCAGAAGACTTCGGACTCGCGAGGTCATGCTTCGGAATACGCGCCGGGGTTGTTCCTTTTCGGGTCGAACGTAGGAGGCGAAGCATATGCTTCGCGCAAACCTCGAATCACAATGGTTTGGCGGCGGCCAGTTTATCCGTGGTGCGACCAGGTTGAAGATCGTTCATTGCGGTCATGATTCATCGATGACGCCGCTTGACACATTGTTGAGGGCCTATGACGACATGCCTAACGTTGTGAAGCAAACGACGTAACCTGGGTCCGACTTAAAAAAGACGATCTTGTAGTCGGGAGATGGTGAGCGGGAATGGCCGCCTGGTGCGATTTCCGACGAGCAGAGGAAGTTACCGATACGAGGCGCCTGGAATGATACGTTGCTAGTCCAGCGTATCGAGGAAGGATGGTTGCCGGAAAGGGATCATCCGCGTTGAGCGGCGTGACGCTACATATATCCCTCCTTCGAAAGCAATTCGACAGCTTCATCCCGTCAGCCGTCTGAAGAACACCTTCCCACTCATCGGCCAGAGTCAATCTCACGTCTTTTACGGCCAGGCGCGCCACGCGCAGAAAGCCGGGCCCCTAAGATGTGGTACTGATTGCGCTGAAAGGCTGTTCTCAGCGTAAGCACGCTGTCACCGACACTGACGGGGTGCCGCTTACCACAACAGATCAGAACAGAACAAAAACCTGCCGCCCAAGGTCATTGCCTCCCTGTTCTCATCGGCTATTGGACGGACCATGTATGCGAGTTGACGTCGAACGTATCGCCAGAGCTTCAGTAAAAAGGCTGGCGAGCTATAAATTTCATCTGGGCCACGCGATTCAGGCCGGACAGATTCTAAGAACGATCGAGAAGCGGCGGGGCAAGCTCGCGCCTCATGTGTGCCGTCAGATCGAGTCGTACGCGCGCGATATCTTCGGCGACGTGGTGTACGCGCCATGGCTTCGTGTGTATGCCGCATTGAACGGTGCGTTCAAGGAAGGCTGGATTCCCGACAACTACTACGGTGCTGTCGTCGTGCCGCGGACAAAGGGCTCTTACGGGAAGATTTCATCATTGAAGTCCGCTTCCTGGCTGATCTTCGGCGACGAGTCTTTTCCGGACATCGGATACTTTGCCAATGGTCTGTTTTATACGACCGACAACACGGTGATATCCGGTCAGGAGCTTCAGCGAACGCTATTCGGCGATACCGACAGAGTCGCTTTCAAACGCGACGCGTCCGCGCAGGGCAAAGGCGTATTCATCCTCGACCGGCAGTCATTCGATCCGAAGTTCATTCAGTCGATGGGCAATGGGGTATTTCAGACTTTCGTGAGGCAACACGAAGTATTCGACCGCTTTACGCCGGATTCCGTCGCGACCCTGCGCTTTACAACCGTCGTCGAGCCGTCTGGTGCGATATCGCTTCGGGCCTGTTTTCTACGGCTAGGACGAGCGGGTGAAACCCACATCCAGTCGGGCAGTGAAGTCTGTATTGCGGTGAATACATCGACGGGTGAACTCGATCCCGTCGGTTATCTGAATGACTGGACGGATGTGAATGAGCATCCGGATTCAAAAGCGAAGTTTTCAGGCGTCACGGTTCCCGTGTTCGAAAGTTGCGTCAGGAAGGTGCTGCAGCTGCATGGGAAAGTGCCGTTCATCGGCTGCATCGGATGGGACGTGACAGTCGACCTGAATGAGGGTGTGAAAGTACTGGAGTGGAACGCCGAACATAACGACGTAAAGTTCGGCGAGGCCACTCAGGGACCGTGCTTTGCCGACCTCGGCTGGGAGCGTCTTCGATCGGGACGGGTTTCGATGACGAAAGCGCGTGCGGCATGATGTTTTCCTGATGCACGCTCCGGCGGATGCGACCTTCTAAAGACGCGATCCCGCATGTGTCTTATCCTCAGTACCTGCAAAGACTGAGACACGACGCAGCGCATCGAGCTTCAGTGTAAGCAACGAATTCTTCGCCGCAGCGAACCAGGCAATGCGGAGGCATCGTCATGAACGAGTCGTCTGATTTTCGCAGCAAAACGCTCGTGCTGAATCACGGAGGCGGCCGCATTCCCGTACTCGGATTCGGCACGCTGATTCCGGATGCCGCGACGGCCGTCAGTGCGACGAGGGCCGCGCTGGAAGCGGGATACCGTCTTATCGATTGCGCCGAGAGATATCGTAATGAGCGTGAGGTCGGCGAGGCGTTGCGAACGGGGCTTGCCGCGGAAGGACTAACGCGCGAAGACATCTTCGTGACCACCAAGATCTGGAATAACAACCACCGGCCCGAACGTGTTGAGCCTGCTCTCGAAGCAAGTATCGGCAGGCTTGGACTCGACTACCTCGATCTCTATCTGGTCCACACGCCATTTGCCTTTCAGCCGGGCGACGAACAGGATCCACGCGACGCGAACGGTGACGTCATTTACGACAAGAGCGTGAACTTGTCCGATACGTGGCGCGCGATGGAAGATCTCGTGGGCCATGGCCGATGCCGCGCTATCGGACTGTCGGACATCCTGCTGAGCGAACTGCGGACATTGTGCGAGTCGGCGCGTATCAAACCAGCCGTCGTGCAGGTCGAAGTCCATCCGTATCTTCCTGAAACGGAGTTGCTTGAATTTTGCAAGGAAAACGGCATCGTGATGCAAGCCTTTGCCCCGTTGGGCCACGGAATCAGGCCCGGTCCGCTCGAAGATCCCGTTGTCGTCGAGATCGCCGGGCGTACGGGCAGGACGCCCGCCCAGGTACTGCTTGCATGGGCCGCGCAGCGTGGCGGGTCCGTGCTGACCACACCCAAGACAACGGCTCGCGCTCGGGAGAACTTCGACATCGTCGCGCTCCCGCCCGATGCATTCGATGAGATCAACGGGATTCAAACCCGGCAAAGATTCAACGAGGTCGTCAAGACGGGCAGCGGGGGCTTTCTTCCGCAACGTCAGTGACAGTGAAGCGTGGATGGTGAAGGGAGGCAGCCATGCAGGAAGAAGCAATCCGTGAAGCCCTGAACGCGCACTGGCATGCGTCCGCAGCAGGCGACCTCGAAGCGGAGCACGACATCTACGAAGACGACGCCATCTGCGACTATCCGCAATCAGGCGAGCGGATCCTCGGTCGGCGCAACTTGCAGGCACTGCGAAGTCATCATCCGGACAAGCCATCCGGATTCGATGTCAGGCGAATTCACGGAGAAGGTCATCTCTGGGTCACCGAATACACCATCGCCTATCAGGGGCGCGCAACATGCGTGGTGAGCATCATGGAGTTCCGCGACGTCAAGGTCGTTCACGAGACCCAGTATTTTTCCGATCCATTTGAAGCGCCAGGTTGGCGCAGTCAATGGGTTCAGCAGATCAAAGGCTCCCCAAGCCGACCATGACGCTAGACAGCCGCGCTAGACAGCCACGCTAGACAGCCGCATCGAAGCGGCTGCCTTCGCCGCACGTTCAACTCAGACTTGCGCCTGTCCGCCGTCGACGAACAATTCGGCGCCATTTACGAAGCTCGCATCGTCCGATGCCAGGAACAGCGCCGCGCCCGCGATTTCTTCCGGCTCGCCCACGCGGCCCATCGGAATGCGCGAGGCGAGATAGTCGAGCAGGCCTTGCTGCTGCGCGCTGTCCGGGCCCGCGAGTTCCACGAGGCCGGGCGTCCTCGTCGCGCCGGGGCTGATCGTGTTGACGCGAATGCCGCGGTCCTTGAGGTCGAGAATCCAGCTGCGGGCCAGGTTGCGGATCGCAGCCTTCGAGGCCGAATACACGCTGAACGCAGCTGTGCCTTCGATCGTCGTCGTCGAGCCCGCAAGAATCACCGATGCGCCTTTCGACAGCAGCGGCAGCGCCTTTTGCACGGTGAACAGCGTGCCCTTCACATTGCGGTCGAACGTGTCGTGATAGTGCGCCTCGGTGATCTCGCCGAGCGGCACCATCGACCCGCCGCCCGCATTGGCGAACAGCACATCGAGTCGGCCCTTCTCGCCGCGAATCTGCTCATACAGCATGTCCAGTTGCTCGGGCTTCGACGAATCGACGCGCGCGCCGGTAGCGTTGCCCACCGTGTTGATCGCGGCGACGGCTGCATCGAGTTCGGCCTGACGGCGGCCTGTGATGTACACGTGCGCGCCTTCGGCTGCAAAGCGCTTTGCCGTAGCGAGTCCAATGCCGCTGGTCGCGCCCGTCACCAGTGCGATCTTGCCTTCGAGTCTGCGTGCCATGATGTTTCTCCTTTGATGGATCGATTCGGTTCTGTTAAGTGGTGAAGCGATGTGAGAAGAATATCGACGCAACCGTCTTTTCGAAATAGAAGCGTTTGCAAACCATCATTGCAAAAATGAAATGACGAGACTCGCCGATTTCGAAAGGCTGGGGATATTCGCGAAGGTGGCGTAGGAAGGATCGTTTGCAGCCGCGGCGCGGGCGATGGGCGTGTCCGTCGCCACCGTACCGCGGGGCGTGGCGCGGATCGAGGAACGGCTCGGCGCGAGGCTGTTCAACCGCACGTCGCGGCAGTTGCGGTGCGCAGCTTGCCGCCACAGGACCATGCATTGCTGGCATAGGCTGGAGTTCGACACAGGAAATCGCCCGGTACACTGAAAGCATCGTCGCGATTGCGTGCGCGAGGTATCGATGTCAAATGCGTTTTACACGATCGGCCATTCGACTCACCCACTGGGCGAGTTCATCCGTCTGTTGACGGGTGCCGGGATCGACACAGTGGTCGACGTGCGGAGCATTCCCCGCTCCCGCACGAATCCGCAATTCAATCGAGAAGCGTTGCCGGACGCGCTGCGCCCGGCACATGTGGGCTATGTTCACCTGGCGGGCCTCGGCGGCAGGCGCAGCAAAGCCAGGGGCGGCGCGCCGTCGCCGAATGGCTACTGGACGCATCCCGCCTTTCGCAACTATGCCGACTACGCGATGAGCCCCGCGTTTCAGGCAGGGTTGGCGCAACTGCTCGATCTGGGGCATCGGCAGACGTGCGTGATCATGTGCTCCGAAGCCGTCTGGTGGCGATGCCATCGCCGCATCATCGCGGACTATCTGCTGGCGCGCGGCGAGACTGTGCTGCATGTGATGACCGCGGGCCGCATCGAACCCGCGACGATGACCCCCGGCGCGCAACCACAGCCTGATGGAGCGCTGCGCTATCCGCCCGGGTGATGCTAGCATCGCCGATCCTCCACTGACTCGCCCCTGGAAAAGCACCGTGCCCGAAGACTTCCCACGCATCAATCCCGTTCGCCTGCTCGACGACCTCAAGACCTTGCGCAGCTTCGGCGCCACGGGGCCCGGCGTGGTGCGTCTGTCGCTGTCGCCCGTCGATATCGAGGCGCGCCGCTGGCTCGCGGGGCGCATGACGGATGCAGGGCTGGATGCGGCTATCGATGGCGTTGGCACCGTATTCGGCCGCTCGCGCAAGCGCGGCCCCGCGCTCGTGATCGGCTCGCACACCGACACGCAGCCGACGGGAGGGTGGCTCGACGGCGCGCTCGGCGTGATCTATGGACTCGAAATCGCACGTGCCTTCGGCGAATGCGAGGCGACGCGAGAGTTCGCCGTGGACGTCGCGTCATGGATCGACGAAGAGGGCACGTTCTCGAGCTTTCTTGGCAGCCGGAGCTTCACTGGCGAAGCGATCGATGCCTCGTTGCACGGTGCGCGCAATCACGAAGGCCTGTTGCTCGGCGATGCGCTCGCTCAGGCGGGCCTCGCGAACGCGCCGCGTGTGACGCTGGATCGCATGAGGCAACGCGCGTATCTCGAACCGCATATCGAGCAGGGCGGCCGGCTGGAAGCATCGGCGAAATCGATTGGCGTGGTGACGACGATCGTCGGCATTCGCGAGTTTCAGGTGCGCTTCACGGGGCAGCGCAATCACGCGGGCACGACGCCGATGGCCATCCGGCGCGATGCGGGTGCGGCACTCGTCGCGTTCATCGCGCGTATCGACGACGCATTCGACCGGCTGGCGGACGCGGATACGGTGTGGACGGTTGGGCGCATCGATCTCGATCCCGGTTCGTTCAGCGTGGTGCCGGGCAAGGCCACGCTGAATCTGCAGTTCCGCGACGGAAATGCCGGGCGGCTGCATGCAATGGACAATGCGCTTGCGGGCCTGGTCGATGAATGGAACGCGCAGCACGCTGTAAAAGCAGAGCTGATCGCGTGCGACGGTGCCGAAGAACCCGTCACGATGGATGCCGGTTTGCAACGGCATCTCGCACAAGCTGCCGAAGCGCTCGCGCCCGGACAGTGGACGCACATGCCGAGCGGCGCGTCGCACGATGCGCAGGTGATCGGGCATCACATTCCCGCCTGCATGCTGTTCGTGCCGAGCATCGGCGGCGTCAGTCACGATTTCATCGAGGACACGGCCGAGCAGCACATCGTGCTCGGTTGCGAGGTGGCCGCGCAGGCGGCCGCGCGAATCGCGGAGGCGTTGAGCCACGATTGAGCCACGAGCCGTGATGCCCGGCGCGCGACGTGCCCGCCAAGGCCGCATTCGATGCGGCCCGTGTGGCATTGCAGGACGTCGGCAAAGGCTGATCGCGCATTCTGCGCCGCGCCTGTCCGTAAGTTCCCGGTTACGGACCCATGCAGCCTGATTTAAATCGTTCCGCAACGCGCTAAGATCCGTATCGCTGGTCGCGTGGAGAACGGGCGATGGATCTGGAGCAGCAGTTGGGCAATTTGCGTCTCGCCGACGAGCACATTGCGAGAGGGCGCCGCCTCATCGAGCATCAGCTGCAGACGGTGCACAAGCTCAAGCTGAAAGGCGACGACGCGGACTCGGCCATCACGTTGCTGCAGGAGATGCGCGTGTCGCTCGAAGCGATGATGGAACACCGCGCGGTGATCGAGGAAACCATCGCGATGATTCGAATCGGCAAGCGCTAGCTGCGCTATTGCGCGCGATTCTTCCGGCATATGACCGCACCGGGTTGTCGCGGCGCAGCGCCTTCGGGCATTCACAACTTGCGTCGTGCATCTGCCGTTCCGTTCACAACGCCGCGCGGGTCGAAGCGCCGGCCGTTCTACACGTCGTCGTGACGGTTCGCTGCCCACAGCGCACCCAGTGCGAAGCCCGCTGCGACCGCGCCTGCCAGCACGGCAAGCGGGCTCGACGAGATGGCGTCGCGCGCGATGTCCGTCGCGTCCGCGCAGAGCTGTTGAGCCTTGCCGCGCAATTCGTCCGCCTTGCCCTCGATCTGCATCCCGACGTCGCCCGCGAGAGAGCCGATCGTCTCTTTTACATTGCCAGCCGCTTCACGAACCACACCTTCCGTTTTCGTCGTTTCCATGTGCCGCCCCTCGATTGAGTCGTCGTTATCCAT
Encoded proteins:
- a CDS encoding sugar-transfer associated ATP-grasp domain-containing protein; this translates as MRVDVERIARASVKRLASYKFHLGHAIQAGQILRTIEKRRGKLAPHVCRQIESYARDIFGDVVYAPWLRVYAALNGAFKEGWIPDNYYGAVVVPRTKGSYGKISSLKSASWLIFGDESFPDIGYFANGLFYTTDNTVISGQELQRTLFGDTDRVAFKRDASAQGKGVFILDRQSFDPKFIQSMGNGVFQTFVRQHEVFDRFTPDSVATLRFTTVVEPSGAISLRACFLRLGRAGETHIQSGSEVCIAVNTSTGELDPVGYLNDWTDVNEHPDSKAKFSGVTVPVFESCVRKVLQLHGKVPFIGCIGWDVTVDLNEGVKVLEWNAEHNDVKFGEATQGPCFADLGWERLRSGRVSMTKARAA
- a CDS encoding aldo/keto reductase, giving the protein MNESSDFRSKTLVLNHGGGRIPVLGFGTLIPDAATAVSATRAALEAGYRLIDCAERYRNEREVGEALRTGLAAEGLTREDIFVTTKIWNNNHRPERVEPALEASIGRLGLDYLDLYLVHTPFAFQPGDEQDPRDANGDVIYDKSVNLSDTWRAMEDLVGHGRCRAIGLSDILLSELRTLCESARIKPAVVQVEVHPYLPETELLEFCKENGIVMQAFAPLGHGIRPGPLEDPVVVEIAGRTGRTPAQVLLAWAAQRGGSVLTTPKTTARARENFDIVALPPDAFDEINGIQTRQRFNEVVKTGSGGFLPQRQ
- a CDS encoding nuclear transport factor 2 family protein gives rise to the protein MQEEAIREALNAHWHASAAGDLEAEHDIYEDDAICDYPQSGERILGRRNLQALRSHHPDKPSGFDVRRIHGEGHLWVTEYTIAYQGRATCVVSIMEFRDVKVVHETQYFSDPFEAPGWRSQWVQQIKGSPSRP
- a CDS encoding SDR family NAD(P)-dependent oxidoreductase, with the protein product MARRLEGKIALVTGATSGIGLATAKRFAAEGAHVYITGRRQAELDAAVAAINTVGNATGARVDSSKPEQLDMLYEQIRGEKGRLDVLFANAGGGSMVPLGEITEAHYHDTFDRNVKGTLFTVQKALPLLSKGASVILAGSTTTIEGTAAFSVYSASKAAIRNLARSWILDLKDRGIRVNTISPGATRTPGLVELAGPDSAQQQGLLDYLASRIPMGRVGEPEEIAGAALFLASDDASFVNGAELFVDGGQAQV
- a CDS encoding DUF488 family protein, whose amino-acid sequence is MSNAFYTIGHSTHPLGEFIRLLTGAGIDTVVDVRSIPRSRTNPQFNREALPDALRPAHVGYVHLAGLGGRRSKARGGAPSPNGYWTHPAFRNYADYAMSPAFQAGLAQLLDLGHRQTCVIMCSEAVWWRCHRRIIADYLLARGETVLHVMTAGRIEPATMTPGAQPQPDGALRYPPG
- a CDS encoding Zn-dependent hydrolase, encoding MPEDFPRINPVRLLDDLKTLRSFGATGPGVVRLSLSPVDIEARRWLAGRMTDAGLDAAIDGVGTVFGRSRKRGPALVIGSHTDTQPTGGWLDGALGVIYGLEIARAFGECEATREFAVDVASWIDEEGTFSSFLGSRSFTGEAIDASLHGARNHEGLLLGDALAQAGLANAPRVTLDRMRQRAYLEPHIEQGGRLEASAKSIGVVTTIVGIREFQVRFTGQRNHAGTTPMAIRRDAGAALVAFIARIDDAFDRLADADTVWTVGRIDLDPGSFSVVPGKATLNLQFRDGNAGRLHAMDNALAGLVDEWNAQHAVKAELIACDGAEEPVTMDAGLQRHLAQAAEALAPGQWTHMPSGASHDAQVIGHHIPACMLFVPSIGGVSHDFIEDTAEQHIVLGCEVAAQAAARIAEALSHD
- a CDS encoding CsbD family protein; amino-acid sequence: METTKTEGVVREAAGNVKETIGSLAGDVGMQIEGKADELRGKAQQLCADATDIARDAISSSPLAVLAGAVAAGFALGALWAANRHDDV